The following are from one region of the Natronosporangium hydrolyticum genome:
- a CDS encoding metal-sensitive transcriptional regulator — protein MPSAPTPPTRGYTASKEQLQARLRRIEGQVRGIERMVDEDRYCIDVITQISAIQAALDKVALGLLDGHVRHCMHEGATDGRADEMATEMMGAVGRLMKRG, from the coding sequence ATGCCCAGCGCGCCCACCCCGCCCACCCGTGGCTACACCGCCTCCAAGGAGCAGTTGCAGGCTCGACTGCGCCGGATCGAGGGTCAGGTACGCGGCATCGAGCGCATGGTCGACGAGGATCGCTACTGCATCGACGTGATCACACAGATCTCGGCGATCCAGGCGGCGCTCGACAAGGTGGCGTTGGGCCTGCTCGACGGTCACGTGCGGCACTGCATGCACGAAGGTGCGACCGATGGCCGCGCCGACGAGATGGCGACCGAGATGATGGGCGCGGTCGGCAGGTTGATGAAGCGGGGCTGA
- a CDS encoding alpha-hydroxy acid oxidase has product MAASTNPDLLAAQARAALDRDAYDYLATGAGQEVTLTENLAGWRLPLRPRVLRDVSTVDTETSLLGTPVAAPLGVAPLGFQRWFHPDGEVATAKGAAASLFVLSMRATTGFDQLTPVAGPWWCQVYRLQDRQLTVETIRQAVAAGARALVLTVDTPYAGEKARPTEPPAGLPVNALLPGQPGWDDPRCWVAADLSLADIGWFREISGLPVVVKGVLRGDDARECLAAGAAAIWVSNHGGRQLDGAVATATALPEVVAAVADRAEVYVDGGVRSGRDVARALALGARAAFLGRPVAWALAAGGVAGVRSLLDGIHAELWEAMALLGCATVDELIPDLVTGLAQ; this is encoded by the coding sequence ATGGCCGCCTCGACCAACCCGGACCTGCTCGCGGCACAGGCGCGCGCGGCGCTGGACCGCGACGCCTATGACTACCTGGCCACCGGCGCCGGCCAGGAGGTCACGCTGACCGAGAATCTCGCCGGCTGGCGACTGCCACTGCGGCCTCGAGTGCTCCGCGATGTCAGCACTGTAGACACCGAAACCTCGCTGCTGGGTACGCCGGTCGCGGCACCGCTCGGGGTGGCGCCGCTCGGGTTCCAGCGATGGTTCCACCCGGACGGCGAGGTGGCCACCGCCAAGGGCGCCGCCGCCTCGTTGTTCGTGCTGTCGATGCGGGCGACCACCGGTTTCGATCAGCTCACCCCGGTGGCTGGCCCCTGGTGGTGCCAGGTGTACCGGCTCCAGGACCGGCAGCTCACCGTCGAGACGATCCGGCAAGCCGTCGCCGCTGGCGCCCGGGCGCTGGTGCTGACCGTGGACACCCCGTACGCCGGGGAGAAAGCCCGCCCCACGGAACCACCCGCCGGCCTGCCGGTGAACGCGCTGCTGCCCGGCCAGCCAGGCTGGGACGACCCCCGGTGCTGGGTCGCCGCCGACCTCAGCCTCGCCGACATCGGCTGGTTCCGGGAGATCTCCGGGCTACCGGTGGTGGTCAAGGGGGTGCTCCGGGGCGACGATGCCCGCGAGTGCCTGGCCGCTGGCGCGGCGGCGATCTGGGTCTCCAACCACGGCGGCCGGCAACTCGACGGTGCGGTCGCCACCGCCACCGCTCTGCCGGAGGTGGTCGCGGCCGTGGCCGACCGCGCCGAGGTCTACGTTGACGGCGGGGTCCGCTCGGGCCGGGACGTGGCCCGGGCGCTCGCGCTCGGGGCGCGGGCCGCCTTCCTCGGCCGGCCGGTGGCGTGGGCACTGGCGGCGGGTGGGGTGGCGGGAGTTCGCTCGCTGCTCGACGGGATCCACGCCGAACTGTGGGAGGCGATGGCGCTGCTCGGCTGCGCCACCGTCGACGAGCTGATACCGGACCTGGTCACGGGACTCGCTCAGTAG
- a CDS encoding AAA family ATPase, producing MPTRLTSPPDSWTAAVHPGPDDCRILGTGVVIAEHRVLTSAHILRTAQGRRNRVWVAFPKAGVPYQERREAHCRFIGDPRDLDLAVLELVHPAPAAALPARIRCVPADELRNLDWWTFGFPASHQGAGNEAHGRVGATLSYGTVQLEVHPASLLDQGFSGSGVWASEYAAVVGLVTAAAAVGRGQGNGFALTLDWIDHELPDLELRRIGRWRAEAADDRALAAWGWRRRPDPALGRHWSPRSQGVLSSEEPGCGFHGRRRALTDLLEWLNALPDGRLLVVTGSPGVGKSALLGRIVTTSDPELSAQLPAQDDALRAPLGSVTCAVHASGKTATEVAAEIARAASVAIPASAEELVPVLRRRLRLQPGRFTLILDALDEMASPDQPRLIQQVLPLLVEPGPGAAQVVVATRRADQQGDLLEAFADSAVVMDLDRHPYMAEADLVAYATAVLQRWGADRADHPYRPAAAAAPVAQRIAACSGGNFLIAGLIARGHARDDTEPVDPADVSFSPTVDAALESYLAGLAPVGTSSARLALTVLAYAESPGIPLPMWHAGIAALGGDAEELQLAEFAHGPAANFLVGTDSGPSVRGYRLFHQALADALRRARETSGVSNAADQASLLAVWLRQGRGTGWTTAYDYLLRRLPVHAEQAGAVDELLCDDSYLLHADLAAISRVTQAAGSGLSRRRARLLHRTPQAVTAEPMTRAALFSVSDLIDQLATGLPASRAPYQGRWAHTRPRGEHTSLEGHTTAVLAVSSVPGPEGDLLASAGADGTIRLWDPATGQPKRVLDGHTDQVYALCALPGCLGYSLASAGADHTVRVWDVVRGEPGPVMAGHTDWVRGLCAITVAERPLLASASDDHTVRLWDPMSGDQLGKLPHPGWVTAVCPVTVAGTTLLATAGLDLPVTLWDPGTGERVGEFAAPPYWLTSLAAVSVAERELLAGAGYGNGLWLWDPGNGQPGQLAAAIDAPVAALATLPPGGRSQLAAAGEDRLVRLWDPATGRLGPVLAGHTDQVRGVCAVKAGGRSLLASAGDDGTVRLWDPSTGAAERVLDGAGLVARLALSTAAHPRVVAAAGGDGDVHLFDLVTGRPGRRLAAGPAAATSICPLPASVTSFAVGTDHGAVQLWEPESGSIRMLSAGRPGAPITGVAAVAGPAGYLVAAASDDEWVRLWRLETRNLELVLHHLCRVTAICAVPTSGGEQLLATADEDGVVRLWDPASGERLHSLRGHHAAATALCSVTTGGRQLLASASEDRGILVWDPETGDRVATLPGHSGRVTDLCPVQIGEGDQLLASTSEDRTVRLWEPASGACRHQIPVYHPALACRYTDGILVLGLTAGILAIDLRPTLL from the coding sequence CTCCGCAACCTTGACTGGTGGACGTTCGGATTTCCAGCTAGCCACCAGGGCGCCGGCAACGAAGCGCACGGCCGGGTCGGCGCGACGCTGAGCTACGGCACGGTCCAGCTGGAGGTCCACCCGGCTTCCCTGCTTGATCAAGGCTTCAGCGGCAGCGGCGTCTGGGCCTCGGAGTACGCTGCGGTGGTAGGACTGGTGACCGCCGCTGCCGCGGTCGGCCGTGGCCAGGGCAACGGCTTTGCCTTGACCCTTGACTGGATCGACCACGAACTGCCCGATCTGGAGCTGCGCCGGATCGGACGCTGGCGCGCCGAGGCGGCCGACGACCGGGCGCTGGCGGCCTGGGGGTGGCGCCGCCGGCCCGATCCGGCACTCGGACGGCACTGGTCGCCACGCAGCCAGGGGGTGCTCAGCAGCGAGGAGCCGGGATGCGGTTTCCACGGTAGACGGCGGGCGCTGACCGACCTGCTGGAGTGGCTGAACGCGCTCCCCGACGGGCGATTGTTGGTGGTCACCGGCTCGCCCGGGGTAGGCAAGTCGGCGCTACTCGGCAGGATCGTGACCACCTCAGATCCCGAGTTGTCGGCGCAACTGCCCGCTCAGGACGACGCTCTCCGGGCGCCACTCGGGTCGGTCACCTGCGCGGTGCACGCCAGCGGAAAGACCGCTACCGAGGTCGCCGCCGAAATCGCCCGCGCCGCCTCGGTAGCCATTCCCGCAAGTGCTGAGGAGCTGGTGCCGGTGCTGCGACGCCGGCTACGCCTTCAGCCGGGCCGGTTCACCCTGATCCTGGACGCGCTCGACGAGATGGCCTCACCCGACCAACCGCGGCTCATCCAGCAGGTGCTCCCCTTGCTGGTCGAGCCTGGTCCAGGGGCGGCCCAGGTCGTCGTTGCTACCCGCCGCGCCGATCAGCAGGGTGACCTGCTCGAGGCATTTGCCGACTCCGCCGTCGTCATGGATCTCGACCGACATCCCTATATGGCCGAGGCTGACCTGGTCGCCTACGCCACCGCCGTACTCCAGCGGTGGGGAGCAGACCGTGCCGACCACCCGTACCGACCAGCGGCCGCAGCCGCGCCGGTCGCCCAGCGAATCGCGGCGTGCTCCGGCGGCAACTTCCTGATCGCGGGACTGATCGCACGAGGCCATGCCCGGGACGACACCGAGCCGGTCGACCCGGCCGACGTCTCCTTCTCACCAACCGTCGATGCCGCCCTCGAGTCGTACCTGGCCGGACTGGCGCCGGTCGGGACCAGCTCAGCCAGACTTGCGCTCACGGTGCTGGCCTATGCGGAGTCGCCCGGGATTCCGCTGCCGATGTGGCACGCTGGGATCGCCGCGCTCGGCGGAGATGCCGAAGAGCTTCAGCTGGCGGAGTTCGCTCACGGGCCTGCGGCTAACTTTCTCGTAGGCACCGACTCTGGTCCGTCAGTGCGGGGTTACCGACTGTTTCACCAGGCGCTCGCCGACGCGCTCCGGCGCGCCCGAGAGACGAGCGGCGTCAGCAACGCTGCTGACCAGGCCAGTCTGTTGGCCGTGTGGCTCCGACAAGGCCGTGGCACTGGCTGGACCACCGCCTACGACTACCTGCTGCGGCGGTTGCCGGTCCACGCGGAACAGGCGGGAGCGGTGGACGAACTGCTCTGCGACGACAGTTACCTGCTGCATGCGGACCTCGCGGCGATCAGTCGAGTGACCCAGGCGGCGGGCTCGGGGCTTAGCCGACGCCGCGCCCGGTTGCTACACCGGACACCTCAAGCGGTTACCGCCGAACCGATGACCCGTGCGGCGTTGTTCTCCGTGTCTGACCTCATCGACCAGCTAGCGACCGGCTTGCCCGCGAGTCGTGCGCCGTATCAAGGACGTTGGGCACACACCCGCCCCCGCGGCGAGCACACATCGCTCGAGGGCCACACGACCGCCGTACTCGCCGTCTCCTCCGTACCAGGGCCCGAGGGTGATCTGCTCGCCTCGGCCGGCGCCGATGGCACGATCCGGCTCTGGGACCCCGCGACCGGCCAGCCCAAACGCGTGCTCGATGGTCACACCGACCAGGTGTACGCCCTCTGTGCGCTGCCCGGCTGCCTCGGTTACTCGCTCGCCTCGGCCGGCGCCGACCACACCGTACGGGTCTGGGACGTGGTGAGGGGCGAGCCCGGGCCGGTCATGGCCGGCCACACCGATTGGGTCCGTGGGCTGTGCGCGATCACCGTAGCCGAGCGACCGCTGCTCGCCTCGGCCAGCGACGACCACACGGTCCGGCTCTGGGACCCCATGAGCGGTGACCAGCTCGGCAAGCTGCCGCACCCCGGCTGGGTCACGGCGGTCTGCCCGGTCACGGTAGCGGGCACGACGCTACTCGCCACTGCTGGTCTCGATCTCCCGGTTACGTTGTGGGATCCGGGCACCGGGGAGCGGGTTGGCGAATTCGCCGCTCCGCCCTACTGGTTAACCTCGCTGGCGGCAGTCTCCGTCGCGGAGCGGGAACTGCTCGCCGGTGCCGGATACGGCAACGGGCTCTGGTTATGGGATCCCGGCAACGGTCAGCCCGGCCAACTGGCGGCTGCGATCGACGCTCCGGTAGCTGCGTTGGCCACGCTACCGCCCGGCGGGCGAAGTCAGCTCGCAGCGGCGGGCGAAGACCGCTTAGTCAGGCTATGGGACCCGGCCACGGGCCGACTGGGCCCGGTACTGGCTGGCCACACCGACCAGGTAAGGGGAGTCTGCGCCGTCAAGGCCGGTGGTCGATCACTGCTCGCCTCCGCTGGCGACGACGGCACCGTTCGACTGTGGGATCCGAGCACCGGGGCAGCTGAGCGGGTGCTTGACGGCGCTGGGCTGGTGGCCCGGTTGGCGCTGTCGACCGCTGCTCACCCCAGAGTAGTCGCCGCCGCTGGTGGGGACGGTGATGTCCACCTCTTCGATCTGGTTACCGGTCGTCCGGGGAGACGGCTCGCCGCCGGCCCGGCCGCTGCCACCAGCATCTGCCCCCTGCCAGCTTCAGTTACTAGCTTCGCGGTCGGTACGGACCATGGCGCTGTCCAGCTATGGGAGCCGGAGAGCGGCTCGATCCGGATGCTCTCAGCAGGTCGTCCCGGCGCTCCGATCACAGGCGTCGCAGCCGTGGCCGGTCCAGCGGGCTACCTAGTCGCTGCCGCCAGCGATGACGAATGGGTCCGGCTTTGGCGCTTGGAGACCCGTAACCTGGAGCTGGTGCTTCACCACCTGTGCCGGGTGACCGCGATCTGCGCCGTGCCGACCTCCGGTGGCGAGCAGCTACTCGCCACCGCAGACGAGGACGGCGTGGTGCGGCTGTGGGACCCGGCCAGCGGAGAACGGCTCCACAGCCTTCGAGGGCACCACGCCGCCGCCACCGCGCTGTGCTCGGTCACCACCGGCGGGCGGCAGTTGCTCGCCTCGGCCAGCGAAGACCGGGGCATCCTGGTCTGGGACCCGGAGACCGGCGACCGGGTCGCCACCTTGCCGGGCCACTCTGGACGGGTAACTGACCTGTGCCCGGTCCAGATCGGCGAGGGCGACCAGCTGCTCGCCTCCACCAGCGAAGACCGCACGGTGCGGCTCTGGGAGCCGGCCAGCGGCGCCTGCCGGCATCAGATCCCCGTCTACCATCCCGCCCTCGCCTGCCGGTACACCGACGGCATCCTGGTGCTCGGGTTGACCGCCGGCATCCTCGCCATCGACCTCCGGCCGACCCTACTCTGA
- a CDS encoding heavy metal translocating P-type ATPase has translation MAQRSPDQPTISWTLLALVGALLVLGGAGWLAGVPTGAEVLWAAATVVSLVPACYWVVRALRRGQTGVDAIAVLALAGSLAVGEYLAGAIVGLMLATGRTLEAYAERRAARDLSALVAHAPRSARRRTAEGAVEVVPLAQVSAGDRLLVAPGEVAPVDGVAEDPAVLDESVLTGESRPVERAVGEAVASGVINAGPGFGLLATATADQSTYAGIVELARAATAETAPAVRLADRYATWFLPASLLVAGLAWLLSGDPVRAVAVLVVATPCPLLLAVPIAIVAGMSRAARRGVVVRGGGTLERLGRAETLLLDKTGTLTGGRPELAETVPAPGVDGDRVLRAAAALEQLSPHVLATAIVQAAVARSLPLPVPTEVTEEPGAGIHGLVDGEPVRVGQLDGHPPPWAVALRHRAASDGSAIAWVSLDGGLAGGLRLRDPIRPDAAATVNRLRAAGLRRLIMVTGDRELVAEQVGRSVGVDEVVAGCTPADKVERVRQETRRGVTVMVGDGVNDAPALATADVGVAMGARGATVAAEVADAVMTVDELERLADTVAIAARTRRIATQSAAVGMALSLAAMAVAAFGQLPPAVGAVVQEGIDVVVILNALRALGGGWRPAASRAWRPGAPARSE, from the coding sequence ATGGCGCAGCGCAGCCCGGACCAGCCGACCATTAGTTGGACGCTGCTGGCCTTAGTGGGCGCCCTGCTCGTCCTGGGCGGCGCCGGTTGGTTGGCCGGGGTGCCGACCGGCGCCGAGGTGTTGTGGGCGGCGGCGACGGTGGTGTCGCTGGTGCCCGCGTGCTACTGGGTGGTGCGGGCGCTTCGCCGCGGCCAGACCGGGGTGGACGCGATCGCGGTCCTCGCGCTCGCCGGCAGCCTCGCCGTGGGCGAGTATCTCGCTGGCGCGATCGTCGGCCTGATGCTCGCCACCGGCCGCACGCTGGAGGCGTACGCGGAGCGCCGAGCCGCCCGCGACCTGAGCGCGTTGGTCGCGCACGCCCCGCGCAGCGCGCGTCGGCGAACCGCCGAGGGCGCCGTCGAGGTGGTGCCGCTGGCGCAGGTGTCCGCCGGTGACCGGCTGCTGGTCGCCCCGGGTGAGGTAGCGCCGGTCGACGGGGTCGCGGAGGACCCGGCGGTGCTCGACGAATCGGTGCTCACCGGCGAGTCGAGGCCGGTCGAGCGGGCGGTGGGGGAGGCGGTCGCCAGCGGTGTGATCAACGCCGGGCCCGGGTTCGGGCTGCTCGCCACCGCCACGGCTGATCAGAGCACCTACGCCGGGATCGTCGAACTAGCGCGGGCGGCCACCGCCGAGACGGCGCCCGCGGTCCGGCTCGCCGACCGGTACGCGACCTGGTTTCTGCCAGCCTCGCTGCTCGTCGCCGGACTTGCCTGGTTGCTCTCGGGCGACCCGGTGCGGGCAGTCGCGGTGTTGGTGGTGGCTACCCCGTGCCCGCTGCTGTTGGCGGTGCCGATCGCGATCGTCGCCGGCATGTCCCGGGCCGCCCGACGGGGCGTGGTGGTGCGCGGCGGCGGAACCCTGGAACGGCTCGGCCGGGCGGAGACGCTGCTGCTGGACAAGACCGGCACGCTCACCGGCGGACGCCCGGAGTTGGCCGAGACGGTCCCGGCCCCCGGCGTCGATGGCGACCGGGTGCTCCGGGCCGCCGCGGCGTTGGAGCAGCTCTCGCCACATGTGCTCGCTACCGCGATCGTGCAGGCGGCGGTCGCACGGTCGTTGCCGCTGCCGGTGCCGACCGAGGTCACCGAGGAGCCCGGGGCGGGCATCCACGGGCTGGTCGACGGCGAACCGGTCCGGGTCGGGCAGCTCGATGGGCATCCACCGCCCTGGGCGGTGGCGCTGCGGCACCGGGCAGCGAGCGATGGCAGCGCGATCGCCTGGGTGAGCCTCGACGGTGGCCTGGCCGGTGGGCTGCGGCTGCGGGACCCGATCCGGCCGGACGCCGCCGCCACGGTCAACCGGCTGCGGGCAGCCGGGCTGCGACGGCTGATCATGGTGACCGGGGACCGGGAGCTGGTGGCGGAGCAGGTCGGGCGGTCCGTCGGAGTCGACGAGGTGGTGGCCGGTTGCACCCCGGCAGACAAGGTCGAACGGGTGCGACAGGAGACCCGCCGCGGGGTGACGGTCATGGTCGGCGACGGTGTGAACGACGCCCCGGCGCTGGCCACCGCCGACGTCGGGGTGGCGATGGGGGCGCGCGGCGCCACCGTGGCGGCCGAGGTAGCCGACGCGGTGATGACCGTGGACGAGCTGGAACGGCTCGCTGACACCGTCGCGATCGCCGCCCGTACCCGCCGGATCGCGACCCAGAGCGCGGCAGTGGGGATGGCGCTGTCACTGGCGGCGATGGCGGTTGCCGCGTTCGGGCAACTGCCGCCGGCGGTCGGCGCGGTGGTGCAGGAGGGGATCGACGTGGTGGTCATCCTCAATGCACTTCGGGCGCTCGGCGGTGGGTGGCGACCAGCGGCGTCCCGGGCCTGGCGACCGGGCGCGCCAGCACGGTCAGAGTAG
- a CDS encoding hemolysin family protein, whose product MSDYLPQVILLVVLLSLNAVFAGSEIALISLREGQLRRLERASTSGEVLAKLARDPNRFLATIQIGITLAGFLASATAAVTLAQLILPAYEPLGPAAQPAAVLTITLMLTFLMLVFGELTPKRIAMQHAVRWSLVVARPLYVVSTIATPAVWLLGRATNAAVRLFGGDPSKHRDEMTPAEIRDLVSAHRGFTAEQRLIIAGAIEITERRLRQVLVPRRSVFTLDADTSIKQACGQLAGSGHSRAPVVRNGNLDETLGVVNLRDLVTSDRRQLTDLLRPVVPLPDSLHAAEALRRFKADRQQFALVVDEHGAVAGIVTLEDLVEEVIGEIYDETDRDVQAARRDEDGALLLPGTFPVHDLPDVGVELEHRPKGDYTTVAGMVITALGHLPSQAGERVSIDRWTAEIVAIDRHAITQVRLSSGKRAGPGRPPTPR is encoded by the coding sequence GTGAGTGACTACCTACCGCAGGTGATCCTCCTCGTCGTGCTGCTGTCACTGAACGCCGTCTTCGCCGGCAGCGAGATCGCGCTGATCTCGCTGCGGGAGGGTCAGCTCCGTCGGCTGGAGCGCGCTTCCACCAGCGGGGAAGTGCTGGCCAAACTGGCGCGGGACCCGAACCGGTTCCTCGCCACCATCCAGATCGGGATCACGCTCGCCGGGTTTCTCGCCTCCGCTACTGCCGCGGTGACCTTGGCACAGCTGATCCTGCCGGCGTACGAGCCGCTCGGGCCTGCGGCGCAGCCAGCGGCGGTGCTCACGATCACGCTCATGCTCACCTTCCTCATGCTGGTCTTCGGTGAGCTCACCCCGAAGCGGATCGCGATGCAGCACGCGGTGAGGTGGTCGCTGGTGGTGGCGCGGCCGCTGTATGTGGTCTCCACGATCGCCACCCCGGCGGTCTGGCTGCTCGGCCGGGCGACCAACGCCGCGGTTCGGCTCTTCGGCGGCGACCCCAGCAAACACCGGGACGAGATGACTCCGGCGGAGATCCGGGATCTGGTCTCCGCGCACCGGGGGTTCACCGCTGAGCAGCGCCTGATCATCGCCGGGGCGATCGAGATCACCGAACGGCGGCTGCGGCAGGTGCTGGTGCCCCGCCGTTCAGTGTTCACGCTCGATGCCGATACCAGCATCAAACAGGCGTGCGGCCAGTTGGCCGGCTCCGGCCACTCCCGAGCCCCGGTGGTGCGCAACGGCAACCTGGACGAAACGCTCGGGGTGGTGAACCTGCGGGACCTGGTCACCAGCGACCGCCGGCAGCTCACCGACCTGCTACGACCGGTGGTGCCGCTGCCGGACTCGCTGCACGCCGCCGAGGCGTTGCGCCGGTTCAAGGCCGATCGCCAGCAGTTCGCGTTGGTCGTCGACGAGCACGGCGCGGTCGCCGGCATCGTCACCCTGGAGGACCTGGTCGAAGAGGTGATCGGCGAGATCTACGACGAGACCGACCGGGATGTCCAAGCGGCCCGCCGGGACGAGGACGGCGCGCTGTTGTTGCCGGGCACCTTTCCGGTGCACGACCTACCCGATGTGGGAGTCGAGCTCGAACACCGGCCCAAGGGCGATTACACCACTGTGGCCGGCATGGTGATCACTGCGCTCGGGCACCTGCCGAGCCAAGCCGGTGAACGGGTCTCGATCGACCGTTGGACCGCGGAGATCGTCGCGATCGACCGGCACGCGATCACGCAGGTGCGGTTGTCGAGCGGCAAGCGCGCCGGGCCGGGGCGGCCGCCTACCCCGCGCTGA
- a CDS encoding heavy-metal-associated domain-containing protein → MMSHTYTVKGMTCDHCARSVTEEVSKVAGAVEVTVDLKAGEVTVTSTGPVDDQAVAEAVEEAGYEVVTA, encoded by the coding sequence ATGATGTCGCACACCTACACCGTCAAGGGCATGACCTGCGACCACTGCGCTCGCTCGGTGACCGAGGAGGTCAGCAAGGTCGCCGGGGCCGTCGAGGTCACCGTCGACCTCAAGGCGGGTGAGGTGACGGTGACCAGCACCGGCCCGGTCGACGACCAGGCGGTGGCCGAGGCCGTCGAGGAGGCCGGGTACGAGGTCGTCACCGCCTGA